Proteins encoded in a region of the Haloglomus salinum genome:
- a CDS encoding MFS transporter, producing the protein MVLGTDRRVLALAMARMADALGNSFLIIVLPLYIASGQIAIDGIVGTDVLGFTLTEEFLIGLVLSLFGFLNSFGQPVTGRISDRVGARKPFILGGLVVFGVASAAYPFVSSYAAVLLVRAFQGLGAALTVPATVALVNDYATSDSERGGNFGVFNTFRLIGFGFGPIVAGIVVAGGFGRETVTQYMLGGFALSGFNAAFAIAVIGAVVSFALVVWLVDEPPRPDAEAADSLSVKVLDPDGGLDTVFAVGVGTLFMALTIALFATLQEPINNALGQGSTLFGLQFSAVVVANVFLQVPIGNWADEYGRRPFIVAGFALLVPSVLAQGLIPLVTGVAGAVGPALMLLARLLQGVAVAMVFAPGLAIAGDLARGGNSGTTLSVLTMAFGLGVAFGPLVSGFLFSFGLLAPFAFGAALSLLGLLITVTQVEETLGTGSTPPDADDPSAVGGD; encoded by the coding sequence ATGGTTCTCGGGACCGACCGACGCGTCCTCGCACTGGCCATGGCCCGCATGGCCGACGCGCTCGGCAACTCCTTTCTCATCATCGTCCTCCCCCTCTACATCGCGAGCGGGCAGATCGCTATCGACGGCATCGTCGGCACCGACGTGCTGGGATTCACCCTGACCGAGGAGTTCCTCATCGGGCTGGTCCTCTCGCTGTTCGGCTTTCTCAACAGCTTCGGCCAGCCGGTCACGGGGCGCATCTCCGACCGTGTCGGGGCGCGCAAGCCGTTCATCCTCGGCGGCCTCGTCGTCTTCGGCGTCGCGAGCGCGGCCTACCCGTTCGTCTCCTCGTACGCCGCGGTCCTGCTCGTCCGGGCGTTCCAGGGGCTCGGCGCGGCGCTGACCGTGCCGGCGACGGTCGCGCTGGTGAACGACTACGCCACCAGCGACTCCGAGCGTGGGGGTAACTTCGGCGTGTTCAACACCTTCCGCCTCATCGGATTCGGCTTCGGCCCCATCGTGGCCGGCATCGTCGTCGCGGGGGGCTTCGGGCGCGAGACGGTCACGCAGTACATGCTCGGGGGCTTCGCCCTCTCTGGGTTCAACGCCGCGTTCGCCATCGCCGTCATCGGGGCCGTCGTCTCGTTCGCCCTGGTCGTCTGGCTGGTCGACGAGCCGCCACGGCCCGACGCCGAGGCGGCTGACTCTCTCTCGGTCAAGGTGCTGGACCCGGACGGCGGACTCGACACCGTGTTCGCCGTCGGGGTCGGGACGCTGTTCATGGCACTGACCATCGCGCTGTTCGCGACGCTGCAAGAGCCCATCAACAACGCCCTGGGGCAGGGGTCGACGCTGTTCGGGCTTCAGTTCTCCGCCGTCGTCGTCGCGAACGTCTTCCTGCAGGTCCCCATCGGGAACTGGGCCGACGAGTACGGTCGGCGTCCCTTCATCGTCGCCGGGTTCGCGCTGCTCGTGCCGTCGGTGCTCGCGCAGGGACTCATCCCGCTCGTCACCGGTGTGGCCGGTGCTGTCGGCCCCGCGTTGATGCTGCTCGCGCGGCTCCTGCAGGGCGTGGCCGTCGCGATGGTGTTCGCGCCCGGCCTCGCCATCGCGGGCGACCTCGCGCGAGGTGGGAACTCCGGCACCACGCTCTCCGTGCTGACGATGGCGTTCGGCCTGGGCGTGGCGTTCGGACCGCTCGTCTCCGGGTTCCTGTTCTCGTTCGGCCTGCTGGCCCCGTTCGCCTTCGGCGCCGCCCTCTCGCTGCTGGGACTTCTCATCACCGTCACGCAGGTCGAGGAGACGCTCGGGACGGGCAGCACGCCACCGGATGCGGACGACCCGTCGGCGGTCGGCGGGGACTGA
- a CDS encoding MBL fold metallo-hydrolase translates to MTDPALPFELGQVQLGNNAFEGQNNCYVVGADTDAGPTTLVDTGIAMPDTETELREGLAAYDLTFADVDQILLTHWHMDHVGLAGAIQAESDCVVRAHEADAALIEGAPEAEAESRETLERLVDEWGMPDDKREELFAFMELGEGEAGDTPDVEPFVGGATFDAGAIELEAVHLPGHAAGLAGYTFDGRDGRELFSGDALLPYYTPNVGGADTRVDTPLADYLETLADIVRAGYTRAWPGHRGVIIDPVGRAADIVVHHRERTEKIVDYLRESGPADPWTVSAHLFGELSSIHILHGPGEAYAHLHHLADVGIVARVPGDAGDRAAGGGAASHEGRAYELVDESPDLDDLFPDVADLALRPGAIPGPG, encoded by the coding sequence ATGACCGACCCCGCGCTGCCCTTCGAACTCGGGCAGGTCCAGCTCGGCAACAACGCCTTCGAGGGGCAGAACAACTGCTACGTCGTCGGCGCCGACACGGACGCCGGGCCGACGACGCTGGTCGACACCGGCATCGCGATGCCCGACACGGAGACGGAACTCCGCGAGGGACTCGCCGCGTACGACCTGACGTTCGCGGATGTCGACCAGATACTGCTCACCCACTGGCACATGGACCACGTCGGGCTGGCGGGGGCCATCCAGGCAGAGAGCGACTGTGTCGTCCGCGCCCACGAGGCCGACGCCGCCCTCATCGAGGGAGCTCCCGAGGCGGAGGCCGAGTCCCGCGAGACGCTCGAACGGCTGGTCGACGAGTGGGGGATGCCCGACGACAAGCGCGAGGAGCTGTTCGCGTTCATGGAGCTGGGCGAGGGGGAAGCGGGCGATACCCCCGACGTCGAGCCGTTCGTCGGCGGTGCGACGTTCGATGCGGGCGCCATCGAACTCGAAGCGGTCCACCTGCCCGGTCACGCGGCCGGCCTCGCCGGCTACACCTTCGACGGGCGCGACGGGCGAGAGCTGTTCAGCGGCGACGCGCTCCTGCCGTACTACACGCCGAACGTCGGCGGCGCCGACACTCGCGTCGACACCCCCCTGGCCGACTATCTGGAGACGCTCGCCGACATCGTTCGGGCGGGGTACACGCGGGCGTGGCCGGGCCACCGGGGCGTCATCATCGACCCGGTCGGTCGCGCGGCGGACATCGTCGTCCACCATCGCGAGCGGACGGAGAAAATCGTCGACTACCTGCGCGAGTCGGGCCCGGCGGACCCGTGGACGGTCTCGGCGCACCTGTTCGGCGAGCTCTCGTCCATCCATATCCTCCACGGCCCCGGCGAGGCGTACGCCCACCTGCACCATCTCGCGGATGTCGGCATCGTCGCGCGAGTTCCCGGCGATGCCGGGGACCGAGCAGCCGGCGGCGGAGCCGCCAGCCACGAGGGCCGGGCGTACGAGCTGGTGGACGAGTCGCCCGACCTCGACGACCTGTTCCCGGACGTGGCGGACCTGGCCCTGCGCCCGGGCGCGATTCCGGGGCCGGGGTAG
- a CDS encoding twin-arginine translocation signal domain-containing protein produces the protein MPSRRRFLATVGATAAAVGLAGCSTAVGEPPAERWLYDPAAVLDQPFPWQAYLSVDVPTAWKRREQLPNEWVATATSFDQTVESVDMSDLDRVTALGFGTEGLTTMGATAALTGDIEPRPVVHEFTRGSVTEHEPVAGHRLFGYTPPFFDRVHRNGVTSRGSLGLAVGEGQAVAGGLLAPEGTAVNAVAAMVRTRAGASERLPDGDLRSVGRALAASPLGSPPVSGAVAFDPDLAVRLAEAIPDDWPTLAATVDDLRAIGVGLRFTEDATLTSFVFVYDPRTITENENLQAAVRKLNDESGTPDSGVVGVRLGPDGRSLVVRTTVSPQAVWTDFRDRLPGL, from the coding sequence ATGCCCTCCCGGCGGCGGTTCCTGGCCACGGTCGGTGCGACCGCAGCAGCCGTCGGACTGGCGGGCTGTTCGACGGCGGTCGGTGAGCCGCCCGCCGAGCGGTGGCTCTACGACCCGGCAGCCGTGCTGGACCAGCCGTTCCCGTGGCAGGCGTACCTGTCGGTGGATGTGCCGACGGCGTGGAAGCGGCGCGAGCAGCTCCCGAACGAGTGGGTCGCGACGGCCACGTCGTTCGACCAGACGGTCGAGTCCGTCGACATGAGCGACCTCGACCGGGTGACCGCGCTGGGATTCGGAACCGAGGGCCTGACGACGATGGGAGCGACGGCCGCGCTCACCGGCGACATCGAGCCCCGGCCGGTGGTCCACGAGTTCACGCGGGGGAGCGTCACCGAGCACGAGCCGGTGGCCGGGCACCGGTTGTTCGGCTACACCCCGCCGTTCTTCGACCGTGTTCACCGGAACGGCGTGACCTCGCGTGGCTCGCTCGGACTCGCGGTCGGCGAGGGGCAGGCCGTCGCGGGCGGCCTGCTCGCGCCGGAGGGGACCGCCGTGAACGCCGTGGCGGCGATGGTCCGGACGAGGGCGGGCGCGTCGGAGCGTCTGCCCGACGGCGACCTGCGGTCGGTCGGTCGTGCGCTGGCCGCCTCGCCGCTGGGAAGCCCGCCCGTCTCCGGCGCGGTCGCGTTCGACCCGGACCTCGCGGTCCGCCTCGCCGAGGCGATTCCCGACGACTGGCCGACGCTGGCGGCGACAGTTGATGACCTCCGGGCCATCGGCGTCGGCCTCCGCTTCACCGAGGATGCTACGCTCACCTCGTTCGTCTTCGTCTACGACCCGCGCACGATCACCGAGAACGAGAACCTCCAGGCGGCGGTCCGGAAGCTGAACGACGAGTCCGGCACCCCCGACAGCGGAGTGGTCGGCGTGCGACTGGGCCCGGACGGCCGGTCGCTCGTGGTCCGGACGACGGTCTCCCCGCAGGCGGTCTGGACCGACTTCCGCGACCGGCTTCCCGGGCTCTGA
- a CDS encoding type II toxin-antitoxin system RelE family toxin → MADQWRDTDDYLEPLTGAPYSKLRIGQFRLGAECDHDEKMLDIYTIEHRSGAYKADDD, encoded by the coding sequence GTGGCAGACCAGTGGCGCGATACGGACGACTATCTCGAACCGCTGACTGGAGCGCCGTATTCCAAACTCAGAATCGGACAGTTCCGTCTCGGTGCCGAATGCGATCACGACGAGAAGATGCTGGACATCTACACCATCGAACACCGTAGCGGCGCGTACAAAGCTGACGACGATTGA
- a CDS encoding class I SAM-dependent methyltransferase, whose protein sequence is MKGREWYQSDDVADAYEDKRFSNGGRLIDDREKEAVLDALGTVEGKEVLEVACGTGRFTSLLADHGADIVGLDISPAMLKQGREKARSVGVDEHLEFMRADAARLPFPDDHFDTVLAMRFFHLADRPASFLSEMARVSRNQVFFDTFKRFSFRSIYNFALPMGSRLYSTGEVERLLQGAGLQLEGSQHDFVLPYGFYRQVPSEIAGPAREIDTALVRTPIGRRLASVSYWDARVS, encoded by the coding sequence GTGAAGGGACGCGAGTGGTACCAGTCCGACGACGTGGCCGACGCCTACGAGGACAAACGGTTCTCGAACGGCGGCCGACTCATCGACGACCGCGAGAAGGAGGCGGTGCTGGACGCGCTCGGCACCGTCGAAGGCAAGGAGGTACTGGAGGTCGCCTGCGGGACGGGGCGGTTCACCTCCCTGCTGGCCGACCACGGCGCCGACATCGTCGGGCTGGACATCTCCCCGGCGATGCTGAAGCAGGGCCGCGAGAAAGCCCGGTCGGTCGGCGTCGACGAGCATCTGGAGTTCATGCGCGCCGACGCCGCGCGCCTGCCGTTCCCGGACGACCACTTCGATACGGTGCTGGCGATGCGCTTCTTCCATCTCGCGGACCGCCCGGCATCGTTCCTCTCCGAGATGGCTCGCGTCTCCCGGAACCAGGTGTTCTTCGACACGTTCAAGCGGTTCTCCTTCCGCTCCATCTACAACTTCGCGCTCCCGATGGGGTCGCGCCTCTACTCGACCGGCGAGGTCGAGCGGCTCCTCCAGGGTGCGGGCCTCCAGCTCGAGGGCTCACAGCACGACTTCGTCCTCCCGTACGGCTTCTACCGCCAGGTCCCCAGCGAGATCGCCGGGCCGGCCCGGGAGATAGACACCGCGCTCGTCCGGACTCCCATCGGCCGTCGGCTCGCCTCGGTCTCCTACTGGGACGCGCGCGTCTCGTGA
- a CDS encoding DUF6789 family protein yields the protein MSQSDSGVEDANMDTTLANEHPEPNVDVLAGILADGLVGALGGFVGTSLMTVVFLVGASLGGFEMSSFGTTAELIGLDAVLGPEMVLAAGYVIFLGGGMTTWPLLFASIGRYLPGEDYATAGLTYGFVLWTGFVLAFNVGYSGTALAVYVVLSLVAHLVYGFSMGSVFDYLGDRPDTLV from the coding sequence ATGTCACAGAGCGACAGTGGCGTGGAGGACGCCAACATGGACACGACGCTCGCCAACGAGCATCCCGAACCCAACGTGGATGTCCTGGCCGGCATCCTCGCGGACGGGCTGGTCGGGGCACTCGGCGGCTTCGTCGGCACCTCGTTGATGACCGTCGTCTTCCTCGTCGGCGCGTCACTGGGCGGCTTCGAGATGTCCTCGTTCGGCACCACGGCCGAACTCATCGGGCTGGACGCGGTGCTGGGTCCGGAGATGGTGCTCGCCGCCGGGTACGTCATCTTCCTCGGCGGCGGGATGACGACGTGGCCGCTCCTGTTCGCCTCCATCGGGCGCTACCTGCCGGGCGAGGACTACGCGACCGCTGGCCTCACCTACGGCTTCGTCCTCTGGACGGGCTTCGTGCTGGCGTTCAACGTCGGCTACAGCGGCACCGCGCTCGCCGTCTACGTCGTCCTCTCGCTCGTCGCCCACCTCGTCTACGGCTTCTCCATGGGCTCGGTGTTCGACTACCTCGGGGACCGGCCCGACACGCTGGTCTGA
- a CDS encoding ubiquitin-like small modifier protein 1, with the protein MAGDDETVTLEFYGTVRDAVGEKALSRPLDPGTTVNALLKDVAATHPDLHPLLFTSEERLRPHINVSRNGNPIRDLDGPDTDLDAGDRVTVAPSVSGGAVAGSTERTRGRTTTQGVAL; encoded by the coding sequence ATGGCAGGCGACGACGAGACGGTCACCCTGGAGTTCTACGGCACCGTCCGAGACGCAGTCGGCGAGAAGGCCCTCTCGCGCCCGCTCGACCCGGGAACAACAGTGAACGCCCTCCTGAAGGACGTGGCGGCGACGCATCCGGACCTCCACCCGCTCCTGTTCACCAGCGAAGAGCGGCTCCGCCCCCACATCAACGTCTCCCGGAACGGGAACCCCATCAGGGACCTCGACGGTCCCGACACGGACCTCGATGCCGGCGACCGCGTGACCGTTGCGCCGTCGGTGTCGGGTGGCGCCGTTGCCGGGAGCACCGAGCGGACACGCGGCCGAACCACCACTCAGGGGGTGGCTCTATGA
- a CDS encoding DUF6149 family protein, protein MKIRQNVRHWAAKKALTTPVIGPRVNDRLVDMHTDIFLGKTDESNHEARRLHLDDFFDATMDTYVAALEAGYPEAEAREITHIQANFDFFNHGWTEMMEIPADELEDHYRRYEAFFSEYGITIDDPLGEFTPPTGVAEAPATPEKLEDAEFENAIEGFADDVYVETPDGMLKGRGTAEPEDVDPSEAPGVDDEEASAD, encoded by the coding sequence ATGAAGATCCGTCAGAACGTTCGTCACTGGGCGGCGAAGAAGGCGCTGACGACGCCCGTCATCGGGCCGCGGGTCAACGACAGACTCGTCGATATGCACACGGATATCTTCCTGGGCAAGACCGACGAGTCCAACCACGAGGCCCGCAGGCTCCATCTGGACGACTTCTTCGACGCCACGATGGACACCTACGTGGCCGCGCTGGAGGCGGGCTACCCGGAGGCCGAGGCCCGCGAGATAACCCACATCCAGGCGAACTTCGACTTCTTCAACCACGGCTGGACGGAGATGATGGAGATTCCCGCCGACGAACTGGAGGACCACTACCGCCGCTACGAGGCGTTCTTCAGCGAGTACGGAATCACCATCGACGATCCGCTCGGCGAGTTCACGCCGCCGACGGGCGTGGCCGAGGCACCCGCGACACCCGAGAAGCTGGAGGACGCCGAGTTCGAGAACGCCATCGAGGGGTTCGCCGACGACGTGTACGTCGAGACGCCCGACGGGATGCTGAAGGGCCGCGGGACCGCCGAACCGGAGGATGTCGACCCGAGCGAGGCGCCCGGCGTCGACGACGAGGAAGCGAGCGCGGACTGA
- a CDS encoding ribbon-helix-helix domain-containing protein: MSNADTKSGDPPKTNINIRVTETFLEDIDATWQEEGYNSRSEFIRDALRDAVRHPDLTRGSWKEIAAVEHARRTGESETFSREDIVGDDE, translated from the coding sequence ATGTCGAATGCGGATACGAAATCAGGAGATCCTCCGAAGACGAACATCAACATCCGTGTGACTGAGACGTTTCTGGAGGACATCGACGCAACCTGGCAGGAAGAGGGATACAACAGTCGCAGCGAGTTCATTCGGGACGCACTCCGTGATGCGGTCCGCCATCCGGATTTGACCCGGGGAAGTTGGAAGGAGATCGCTGCTGTCGAGCACGCGCGTCGGACTGGCGAGAGCGAGACGTTCTCGCGCGAGGACATCGTCGGCGACGATGAGTGA
- the sod gene encoding superoxide dismutase, which produces MPEHSNPELPDLPYDYDALEPFLDEQVLTWHHDTHHNGYVNGLESAEETLAENRDAGDFGSSGGAMRNVTHNGSGHYLHTHFWENMSPNGGGEPSGDLADRIEEDFGSFEGWKGEFKAAAGAAGGWALTVYDPVANQLRNVVVDKHDQGALWGSHPVIALDVWEHSYYYDYGPDRGSFIEGFLDHIDWDYCEQQYQRSVEHFE; this is translated from the coding sequence ATGCCCGAACATTCCAACCCTGAACTTCCCGACCTGCCGTACGATTACGACGCGCTGGAGCCGTTCCTCGACGAACAGGTGCTCACGTGGCATCACGACACGCACCACAACGGCTACGTGAACGGCCTCGAGTCCGCCGAGGAGACGCTGGCCGAGAACCGCGACGCCGGCGACTTCGGTTCCTCCGGCGGTGCGATGCGGAACGTGACCCACAACGGCAGTGGACACTACCTCCACACCCACTTCTGGGAGAACATGTCGCCGAACGGCGGCGGCGAGCCGTCCGGTGACCTCGCGGACCGCATCGAGGAGGACTTCGGCTCGTTCGAGGGCTGGAAGGGCGAGTTCAAGGCCGCCGCGGGCGCCGCGGGCGGCTGGGCCCTGACGGTGTACGACCCCGTCGCCAACCAGCTCCGGAACGTCGTGGTGGACAAGCACGACCAGGGCGCGCTGTGGGGCAGTCACCCCGTCATCGCGCTGGACGTGTGGGAGCACTCCTACTACTACGACTACGGGCCGGACCGGGGCAGCTTCATCGAGGGCTTCCTCGACCACATCGACTGGGACTACTGCGAACAGCAGTACCAGCGCAGCGTCGAGCACTTCGAGTAG
- a CDS encoding DUF5827 family protein, which yields MPRPRDSFDDLRPLAFREPDEVLDADQLYTVYEVARLLQGVPLDQELDVETENVLLDWAIPWLVYNQEQFVFAEPEHDSQPGYYGLRREE from the coding sequence ATGCCACGTCCGCGCGATTCGTTCGACGACCTGCGCCCCCTCGCCTTCCGCGAACCCGACGAGGTGCTCGACGCCGACCAGCTCTACACCGTCTACGAGGTCGCCCGGCTCCTGCAGGGTGTCCCGCTCGACCAGGAACTCGACGTCGAGACGGAGAACGTCCTGCTGGACTGGGCGATTCCGTGGCTCGTCTACAACCAGGAGCAGTTCGTCTTCGCCGAGCCCGAACACGACTCCCAGCCCGGCTACTACGGCCTGCGACGCGAGGAGTGA
- a CDS encoding NAD(P)/FAD-dependent oxidoreductase: protein MTTSHVIIGDGIAGSSAAETIREEDPGADVTVLTDEGEALYNRILIKEFAKGKLPEAPISIHDEEWYAERDIDLELNTYVTDIDTDAHELHTHESGTYEYDKLLVATGGTPTQLPVGNSDAEGVHHFWTFEDARAIKEHADEAETGIVVGAGLLGIDLAAICAAQDIEGKYLMRGDCWWRYALSEEGAEIIHEALRERDVEPVFQSGVDQFEVDDDGVVTGATDPNGDYYEGDFVGVAIGLDFNTEFLRGSGLDLDNGVVVDEYMQTNVEDVYAAGDITQFNDLILGERAQNGAWGSAKEQGSIAASNMVADEAAEEFRWVSSYSITHFDFPFLSFGHPTLGDDFVERKYSDTEWRRVALKDGRVIGGVLIGDLAPQSKLKQLAREQRDVSGQEEVLLAETIDLDDLDPTAAEAE, encoded by the coding sequence ATGACAACGTCGCACGTCATCATCGGCGACGGCATCGCGGGGTCGTCCGCCGCCGAGACCATCCGGGAAGAGGACCCGGGCGCGGACGTGACGGTGCTCACGGACGAGGGGGAGGCCCTCTACAACCGCATCCTCATCAAGGAGTTCGCCAAGGGGAAGCTGCCCGAGGCGCCCATCTCCATCCACGACGAGGAGTGGTACGCCGAGCGCGATATCGACCTCGAACTGAACACGTACGTCACGGACATCGACACGGATGCTCACGAGCTCCACACCCACGAGAGCGGGACCTACGAGTACGACAAGCTCCTCGTGGCGACGGGGGGGACGCCGACACAGCTTCCGGTCGGGAACAGCGACGCCGAGGGCGTCCACCACTTCTGGACGTTCGAGGACGCCCGCGCCATCAAGGAGCACGCCGACGAGGCGGAGACGGGCATCGTCGTCGGCGCCGGGCTGCTGGGCATCGACCTCGCGGCCATCTGCGCCGCCCAGGACATCGAGGGCAAGTATCTGATGCGTGGGGACTGCTGGTGGCGCTACGCGCTCTCGGAGGAGGGGGCCGAGATCATCCACGAGGCGCTCCGCGAGCGCGACGTGGAACCCGTCTTCCAGTCCGGCGTCGACCAGTTCGAGGTCGACGACGACGGCGTCGTCACGGGCGCGACGGACCCGAACGGGGACTACTACGAGGGTGACTTCGTGGGTGTCGCCATCGGCCTGGACTTCAACACGGAGTTCCTCCGCGGCTCCGGGCTCGACCTCGACAACGGCGTCGTCGTCGACGAGTACATGCAGACCAACGTCGAGGACGTGTACGCGGCGGGCGATATCACCCAGTTCAACGACCTCATCCTCGGCGAGCGCGCACAGAACGGTGCCTGGGGCTCGGCCAAGGAGCAGGGTTCCATCGCGGCCTCCAACATGGTCGCCGACGAGGCCGCCGAGGAGTTCCGCTGGGTCTCCTCGTACTCCATCACGCACTTCGACTTCCCGTTCCTCTCCTTCGGTCACCCGACGCTCGGCGACGACTTCGTCGAGCGCAAGTACTCGGACACGGAGTGGCGCCGCGTCGCGCTCAAGGACGGCCGCGTCATCGGCGGCGTCCTCATCGGCGACCTCGCACCCCAGTCGAAGCTCAAGCAGCTCGCGCGCGAGCAGCGCGACGTCTCCGGTCAGGAGGAGGTCCTGCTGGCCGAGACCATCGACCTCGACGACCTGGACCCGACGGCTGCCGAGGCGGAGTAG
- a CDS encoding arylamine N-acetyltransferase family protein: MECHRYLERLGVDPASVGCPASVAAVTSLQSAHVRTVPFETLSVAGDPFDGDSGGTAVQLEESALYRKVVADRRGGYCYELNGVFGWLLDELGVERSYVAAVNLHEDGEARPPANHLVNLATFGGKRYLVDVGLGTPTLRKPLPLDGTVVTDEAGVAWKVVGTERPDADALTQFRCQSTGEWNDRYLFDTEPRDLSYFQATNDYLSTAPESPFTGSPVVTRATDRGHVKLTPTRFVEWVDGEATEHPVVGAEEWYERLDEWFDIDYPR, encoded by the coding sequence GTGGAGTGTCACAGGTATCTGGAGCGCCTCGGTGTCGACCCTGCTTCGGTGGGCTGCCCGGCGTCGGTAGCCGCTGTTACGTCGCTCCAGTCGGCACACGTCCGGACGGTCCCGTTCGAGACGCTGTCGGTCGCAGGGGACCCGTTCGACGGTGACAGCGGGGGAACTGCCGTCCAGCTCGAGGAGTCGGCGCTGTACCGGAAGGTCGTGGCCGACCGGCGGGGTGGGTACTGCTACGAACTGAACGGGGTGTTCGGCTGGCTCCTCGACGAACTCGGGGTCGAACGGTCGTACGTCGCCGCCGTCAACCTCCACGAGGACGGCGAGGCTCGCCCTCCGGCCAACCATCTCGTCAATCTCGCGACGTTCGGTGGGAAGCGCTACCTCGTCGACGTGGGGCTCGGCACGCCGACGCTCCGGAAGCCGCTCCCGCTCGACGGAACGGTCGTGACGGACGAGGCCGGCGTCGCCTGGAAGGTCGTCGGGACCGAGCGGCCCGATGCCGATGCCCTGACCCAGTTCCGGTGTCAGAGCACGGGAGAGTGGAACGACCGGTACCTGTTCGACACGGAACCCCGCGACCTGAGTTACTTCCAGGCGACCAACGACTACCTCTCGACCGCCCCGGAGTCGCCGTTCACGGGGTCCCCGGTCGTGACCCGCGCGACCGACCGCGGACACGTGAAACTGACGCCGACCCGGTTCGTCGAGTGGGTCGACGGCGAGGCCACCGAGCACCCGGTCGTCGGCGCCGAGGAGTGGTACGAGCGACTCGACGAGTGGTTCGACATCGACTACCCCCGGTGA